In Rheinheimera sp. MM224, one DNA window encodes the following:
- a CDS encoding OmpA family protein, whose translation MDAPSLTSRFKTSILVSAVCLALSSCANPGKTANEVGEKYGRTAVGCVGGTLIGGLAGALLGGRDGALKGAAAGLVAGCIAGHMWDKREKDLQRLAAEENMKIQMERVYQAPSQDPVQAKKSAKKDDKAAPQNDTVGLVAQIEDSSMFDVNSATLTESGVRQLEKLAALVANARKGEGTEEAPILVIGHTDNTGSAEYNQTLSEQRAKAVVSLLAKQGFNAEQLYFQGAGEGRPLADNGTQTGRNMNRRFELVELKDEEMLQKRIAAEQHNPRYIQQSTAHLNQVPYKTQSEKPASTKTTTAKTSSTTKSSGKQSSANNGVDFGGKPAAKDSWELASRFTPNYQGGSGLFSSAVANDAPIRSCSNDNKPVIGEVKNLAGNTLAQYKTTEFMPGMNGKVWAAKVNGHVVYINPVAVLAESNEVAAQPVVAFSQNYSKSKAEITGQYQGHATVYPGQKNMLMRIFIADAKAPIQCLDLILPYGGSKAVDGTLYYPKQDQTYVADYRPRNTDI comes from the coding sequence ATGGATGCACCTTCGCTGACCTCGCGTTTTAAAACCTCTATTTTAGTTTCTGCAGTTTGTTTAGCTTTAAGTAGCTGCGCTAACCCCGGTAAAACAGCCAATGAAGTAGGTGAAAAGTACGGCCGCACTGCTGTCGGTTGTGTTGGTGGTACTTTGATTGGTGGTTTGGCTGGAGCTTTATTGGGTGGCCGTGATGGCGCACTCAAAGGAGCTGCAGCAGGTTTAGTTGCTGGCTGTATTGCAGGCCATATGTGGGACAAAAGAGAAAAAGATCTACAACGACTTGCCGCTGAAGAAAATATGAAGATCCAAATGGAGCGGGTTTATCAGGCTCCATCTCAGGATCCGGTTCAGGCGAAAAAATCAGCTAAAAAAGATGATAAAGCAGCACCGCAAAACGACACTGTAGGTTTAGTGGCTCAAATTGAAGACAGTTCGATGTTTGACGTCAACAGTGCCACTCTGACCGAATCTGGTGTTCGCCAACTGGAGAAACTGGCGGCTTTAGTTGCCAATGCCCGTAAAGGCGAAGGCACAGAAGAAGCTCCGATTTTGGTCATTGGTCACACAGATAACACAGGCAGCGCTGAATACAACCAGACCTTATCCGAACAAAGAGCTAAAGCTGTTGTGAGTTTGCTGGCCAAGCAAGGGTTTAATGCAGAGCAATTGTATTTTCAGGGTGCTGGTGAAGGCCGTCCCTTAGCAGACAATGGCACTCAGACTGGGCGGAATATGAACCGTCGTTTTGAGTTAGTGGAATTAAAAGATGAAGAAATGCTGCAAAAACGTATTGCCGCCGAGCAGCACAACCCACGTTATATTCAACAATCCACAGCACATTTAAATCAGGTTCCTTACAAGACGCAAAGCGAAAAGCCAGCGTCTACCAAAACCACTACAGCGAAAACAAGCAGTACAACAAAAAGCTCAGGTAAGCAGAGTTCTGCCAACAATGGGGTTGATTTTGGCGGTAAACCTGCCGCCAAAGATAGCTGGGAGCTGGCTTCCAGATTCACACCCAATTATCAGGGCGGCAGTGGCTTATTCAGCTCAGCTGTAGCCAATGATGCGCCTATACGTTCTTGCTCTAACGACAACAAGCCAGTGATAGGCGAAGTCAAAAACCTGGCTGGCAACACTTTAGCTCAGTACAAAACGACTGAGTTCATGCCGGGCATGAATGGCAAAGTATGGGCAGCCAAAGTGAATGGTCATGTGGTGTACATTAATCCTGTGGCCGTTTTAGCAGAAAGTAACGAAGTGGCAGCGCAGCCGGTCGTGGCATTCAGCCAGAACTATAGCAAAAGCAAAGCCGAAATTACGGGTCAATATCAAGGTCACGCCACCGTCTATCCGGGCCAAAAAAATATGCTGATGCGTATTTTTATCGCTGACGCCAAAGCGCCCATTCAATGTCTGGATTTGATTTTGCCTTATGGTGGCAGCAAAGCTGTGGACGGTACTTTGTATTATCCAAAACAAGATCAAACCTACGTCGCTGATTACAGACCACGCAATACAGATATTTAA